A stretch of Imperialibacter roseus DNA encodes these proteins:
- a CDS encoding phytoene desaturase family protein, with translation MPALDICVIGSGFAGLSAATCLADQGHNVILLEKNKTIGGRARKLEAEGFMFDMGPSWYWMPDVFERYFALFGKKPSDYYHLKRLDPSYTVVFDKNDHMKVPAKMSELEALFESLEKGAGKKLQAFLSQAEYKYEVGINDLVYKPSRSLLEFIDPRLLKGLVKMDVFQSMYSHVRKFFTNDKLIRLMEFPVLFLGAIPENTPALYSLMNYADMSLGTWYPEGGMYKVIEAMVSLAEEKGVKILTDHEVEKIVAKNGKAESVLTAKGAFKADVVVAGADYHHVDQHLLDYEYRNYTPKYWEKRTMAPSSLLFYIGLNKKLENITHHMLFFDEDFGPHAKEIYETPAWPSNPLFYLSATSVTDNTVAPKDCENLILLIPVAPGLKDDEATREKYYNIIMDRLEILIGQKVKNHVIFKQSYAHNDFIKDYHAFRGNAYGLANTLKQTAILKPSLKNRHLKNLYYTGQLTVPGPGVPPTLISGQVVANEIKKDFVR, from the coding sequence ATGCCAGCACTGGATATTTGCGTTATCGGCTCAGGTTTTGCAGGGCTATCAGCAGCCACTTGCCTGGCTGATCAGGGCCACAATGTCATTTTACTGGAAAAAAATAAAACGATTGGAGGCAGGGCAAGGAAGCTTGAAGCCGAGGGCTTCATGTTTGACATGGGCCCCTCCTGGTATTGGATGCCTGATGTTTTTGAGCGGTATTTTGCGCTTTTCGGCAAGAAGCCCTCTGACTACTATCATTTGAAAAGGCTTGACCCGTCTTACACCGTGGTGTTTGATAAGAATGACCACATGAAGGTGCCTGCCAAAATGAGTGAACTAGAGGCTCTTTTTGAATCACTTGAAAAGGGTGCCGGAAAAAAATTGCAAGCCTTTCTTTCACAGGCTGAATACAAATACGAAGTTGGTATTAACGACCTTGTGTACAAACCGAGCCGCTCATTGCTCGAGTTTATTGACCCACGACTCTTAAAAGGCCTGGTGAAGATGGATGTGTTTCAAAGTATGTACAGTCACGTCCGAAAATTCTTCACCAACGACAAGTTGATCCGGCTGATGGAGTTCCCTGTGCTCTTTCTTGGCGCTATACCGGAAAACACACCGGCGTTGTACAGCCTGATGAACTACGCCGACATGTCGCTGGGCACGTGGTATCCGGAGGGAGGCATGTATAAAGTGATTGAGGCAATGGTTAGCCTGGCAGAGGAAAAAGGTGTGAAGATCCTGACTGACCATGAAGTGGAGAAAATAGTGGCAAAAAATGGGAAAGCTGAAAGTGTGCTTACCGCCAAAGGTGCCTTCAAAGCTGATGTGGTGGTGGCCGGTGCCGACTACCACCATGTAGACCAGCACCTGCTCGACTACGAATACAGAAATTATACCCCAAAGTACTGGGAGAAAAGAACCATGGCTCCTTCCAGCCTTTTGTTCTATATCGGGCTGAACAAGAAACTAGAAAATATTACCCATCACATGCTGTTCTTCGACGAGGATTTTGGCCCTCATGCGAAAGAAATTTATGAAACACCTGCTTGGCCAAGCAATCCTTTATTCTACTTGTCTGCCACTTCGGTAACAGACAATACCGTGGCACCCAAAGACTGCGAAAACCTTATTCTACTCATCCCGGTAGCACCTGGGCTGAAAGACGATGAGGCAACGAGAGAAAAATATTATAACATTATCATGGACAGGCTGGAAATCTTAATCGGGCAGAAGGTGAAAAACCATGTGATTTTTAAACAAAGCTATGCGCACAATGATTTCATAAAGGATTACCATGCTTTCAGAGGAAATGCCTATGGTCTTGCTAATACGCTGAAACAAACGGCGATTTT
- a CDS encoding RNA polymerase sigma factor, producing MTALEFNYTLKEMSGSLKPFALKLTRDMEDANDLIQETMLKAFKNREKFAPGTNIKAWLYTIMKNTFITNYQRMVRRNTFIDTTDNLHYINSSGSSVQNDAYSSFTMEDIEQALNNVDDVYKSPFMMYFRGFKYHEIADKLQIPIGTVKNRIHIARKELKAKLTPYAHSF from the coding sequence ATGACTGCTTTAGAATTCAATTACACTCTCAAAGAAATGTCAGGATCATTGAAACCATTCGCACTGAAGCTGACCAGGGATATGGAAGATGCGAATGACCTCATTCAGGAAACAATGTTGAAGGCATTCAAAAACCGTGAAAAATTTGCCCCCGGCACCAATATCAAGGCATGGCTATACACAATCATGAAGAACACCTTCATTACCAACTACCAAAGAATGGTAAGAAGGAACACCTTTATTGACACTACTGACAATCTGCACTACATCAATTCATCCGGGAGCAGTGTGCAAAACGATGCCTATTCCAGCTTTACAATGGAGGACATTGAACAAGCGCTGAACAACGTAGATGATGTGTACAAGAGTCCATTCATGATGTATTTCCGGGGATTCAAGTACCACGAGATTGCAGACAAGCTTCAAATACCGATTGGCACCGTTAAAAACCGTATCCACATTGCCCGCAAAGAATTAAAGGCTAAATTGACTCCTTACGCTCACAGCTTCTAA